The genomic interval AAATAATACTGCAAAACCGATTAAGGTTAAGGTCATTTTAAGTGATTCGAACGGCAAAAAAATAAAGGAGAATAATGTATTAGTCGATAAATATTCTATTTATCAACTTGTTGCACAAAATAAATTTACCAATGGATACTTGCTCATGATTGTTAATGATCCTGGCGTTCAACTCTATACCTTTACTTTTGGAAATTAGGTTAACTGTATCTAAAATTGTTATTTTGCAGCAATGGATAAAATTTTTTTTACCTCGGCAATTGTATTCCCTTCTTCATTAGTAATAGGTATATAAAATTCTGATTCAATTTTTTTAGCTTCATCTACCTGGAGTCGAATTTTTTCAACCTGATCCATTGATAATTCAAATCGTGCATAAAGAGTACCTTTAGCAGGTATTTTATAACGAATAGAGGCTGATTTATCCCAAACGATATATCCCTTACCTAATAAATTCAATAACATGAGCATGTAAAATGGATCAGTCATGGAGTATATAGAACCTCCAAAATGAGTGCCTACATAATTTTTATTCCAAAAGCGCATTTTCATTTGGACAATAATAGATGTTCCCTCAGGATTGAAATTTTTTACACGAATTCCTGCACCTAAAAAAGGTGGCCAAAATCGCATCATTTTTAATAGTGTTGAAAATTTCATGCAATGATTCCAGATAAAAAATAGAGGATTTGGGACAAATTTGAAATGATTATAATACTTAACTTTTATTTAAGTCTATTTGAGCTGATTGGTAAAAGAAGTTGTATGGAAAATGTACTAGAGATTTCGCAGATAAAGTGCTTGATCATGTGCTCAATGAATGGTGAAAAATAATATTTAACTTTTCTTGAAAACGAAACAAATTTTGAATTTTTTGAAATTAAGAACTACATTTAATAAATAACTAAATTTTTATTAGTTAAAACCTCAACAATAAGGAGATATGAAATGAATAAGGATATTTTTCAGGGTAAATGGGAAGAAGTTAAAGGGCACATGAAAAAAACCTGGGGCAAGCTTACTGATGATGATTTAAAACAAATTGAAGGGAATCAACAAGAAATTTTCGGAAAACTTCAAAAACACTATGGCTATAGCAAAGAACAAGTAGAGAAAGCAATAAAAGACTTTCGAAGTAAAACTCACCATTGATAATTAGTCATTGTGTTATTTTTTACAAGGAGTCTGACATGGAAAACAAGGGAATTGTTAAATCAGGGGAACTTACCGGTACCAAAGTAATGAATCCTACACATGAGAATTTAGGTGAAATTGCCGAAGTTGTTATCGATAAACTATCTGGAAAAGTGAATTATCTGGTGCTTGATTTTGGCGGTTTTTTAGGGTTTGGAAATAAATTTTTTGCGGTACCTTGGAATTTGTTTTTGTACGACAATAAGGATGATTGTTTTATTCTTAATGTGGACAAACAACGATTAAAAGATGCTCCGGGATTTGACAAAGATCATTGGCCAAATTTTTCTGCTCCGGAGTTTACCACTACTATAAGTGGATTTTATACAGGTGGTAAGTTATAAAACATCTTAAAATCAAATTTTTGTTGTTTGGTACTACTTGATATAGATAACCCAGTTCGCCCGCATTTTCTTTAGAACCGCGGGCGATATTATTCAATTTTCAAATAATTAAGATCATCCCTAATTCACAATAAATAATTTATCAGTTATTTTAAGATTAAATTTGAAGAATTAAATAATTCCTCCTATTCTAAAAAGAGTTTTTAGTTATTCATTTTATGCCAAGGAATGCAGATGAACATTTTAAAAACCCAAGTGTTAAAAGGGCCCAATTATTGGTCAAACTCCAGAAAAGAACTTATTGTTATCAAGCTGGATCTCGGAAAATATGAGGAATTACCTACCAATCTCTTAGTTGGCTTTCAGGAGCGCTTGACTCGTTATTTACCCAGCTTATTAAGTCATCGCTGCTCCTTGGGATTTGAAGGTGGATTTTTAAAAAGAGTTGAAGAAGGAACTTGGTTAGGACATGTTATCGAGCATGTTGCATTAGAATTGCAATGTCTCGCAGGTATGGATTGTGGATTTGGTAGAACTTATGGAACCCAGGAGTATGGAGTTTATAATGTACTGTTTGCCTATCAGATAGAAGAGGCTGGTTTATATGCAGGGATTGCTGCTGTGGAGTTCATTAGCGCACTAGCGGAAGGTCAGGAATATTCTTTAGATGGAGTGATTGCTCGTTTAAAAGAAATTTTCAGGGAGCAAGGTCTAGGGCCTAGTACTCGAGCAATTATTGCGGAAGCACAAAGCAGAAAAATACCTTATAGGCGTTATGAATATACTTCCTTAATTACATTAGGATATGGTCGCAATCAAAAAAAAATTTGGGCATCCGTATCTTCTAAGACAAGTTCTATTGGTGTTGATATTGCCGCAGATAAAGACCTGACGAAGCAGATTCTTAAGGCAAATTTTATTCCAATTCCCGAAGGTTTGATGATTGAATCTGCAGAGGAACTCGATGCAGCAATCAAACAATTAGGATTTCCTTTAGTGATTAAACCATTTAATGGTAATCATGGAAAAGGAGTGATGACTCATATTACTGATAAGCAAAAAGCCCATATTGGTTTTAAGTTAGCAAAAAAAATTTCAAATCAAATCATTACAGAACGATTTATTTCAGGCGACGATTATCGGTTTTTGGTGATTAATTATAAAGTAGTTGCAGTAGCAAAGCGTACTCCAGCTCACGTGGTGGGTGATGGGGAACTTTCAATAAACCAACTTATTCAGCAGGTCAATAACGATCCTAATCGAGGTGAGTCTCATGAAAATACTTTAACTTCAATTAAAGTAGATGAAGCAACTCTTTCTATTTTAAATGAAAATAATTTGAGTTTAGAAAGTATTTTACCCAAAAATCAAATTCTTTATTTAAAAGAAGCTGCAAATTTAAGCACAGGGGGAACAGCCAGAGATGTTACTGATGAAGTTCATCCTTTTAACGTACATCTTGCCGAGCGTGTAGCTCGTCTTATGAACTTGGATATTTGTGGAATAGATATTATTTCAAAGGACATTAGCATCCCTTTAAATGAAAATAATGGTGCAGTGATTGAGGTTAATGCAGGGCCTGGGTTACGTATGCACTTATCACCTAATGAAGGAAAACCACGAAATGTTGCCAAACCTATTCTTGATATGCTCTACCCTTCCCATTTAAGTGCAAGAATTCCAATCGTCGCCGTTACTGGTACTAATGGAAAAACAACGGTTGTTCGCTTGATTGCTCATTTTGCACGTTACACAAATCATCATGTAGGATTTACTACAACCGATGGAGTTTATTTGAATAATAAACTGATTCATGGTGGGGATTGCAGCGGTCCTAATAGTGCACAAGTCGTTTTATATGATCCTGAAGTTGATTTTGCTGTATTAGAATGCGCTCGAGGTGGAATTTTGCGTTCGGGTTTGGGGTTTGATGAGTGTGATATTAGCATTATTACCAATATCAGTGGTGATCATTTGGGATTAAATGACATCCATACACTTGAGGATCTTGCTCAAGTCAAAGCAGTTGTTGCTCATAGTACTAAAAAGTCTGGGTATGCCATTTTAAATGCAGACGATAATTTAACTTATGATTTAAAAAACGATTTTGATTGTAATATTGCTTTATTTAGTCTCTATGAAAGCCCTCGTATTAGAAAGCATTGTAGGGAGGGAGGATTAGCGGCATATGTGGACCAGGGTCGGCTCGTGGTGCAAAGAGGCTCGGAACGAACCTTTTTATCGAATATTAAATCAATACCTCTAAGTTTTCATGGAGCGGCTACCAGCATGATAGCCAATATATTGGCTGCTACTTTAGCTGGAGTGATTAGTCAGTTTTCGTTTGAGAAAATAAAAGAAGCGTTACATGTTTTTTATCCTACATTTGAAAATTTACCGGGACGTATGAACCTTTTTAAATTTCCTCATTGCCAGGTTATGGTTGATTATGCACATAACGAAGGTGCTTTTTGTGAGTTAAAAAATTATCTTGAATCGGTGTATTGTGCTAAAAAAATAGGGATTATTGGTGCAGTTGGTGATCGGCGTGATGAAGATATAGAAAAATTAGGTTTCCATGCTGCCTCTATGTTTGATGAGATCGTGATCCGACATGATAAAGATGGAAGAGGAAGAACTCATAATGAAATTAATCGTCTTCTTGTTTCTGGAATTCTTCGCTCTGAATTTAAACCTTCATTAAATATTATTTCAGATGAGCTGGCAGCTCTTGAGCATGTATTAGAAGTTGCGGATGTGAATTCTTTTATCTTTTGTGCCATTGAAGATGTATTTGAAACAGTTCATTTTTTAAAGCAAAAGGAAAAACAATTTAAGTCGGTCAGCGAGGTTTATAATGGTACCCAAGGCTAAGTTACTGATTATCGGCGGCGCAGAGGATAAAGGTAATGGCCCATCCACCGATACGGAACAAAAAAAAGAGTTTACTCGCTATGAAATTCTAAGTGAATTATTACCTCCGTCGAATAAGAAAATAGAAATTATTACGACAGGCTCAGAAATTCAGGAGGAAGTGAAAAAGGTTTATCAAAATGTTTTTCAAAATATGGGTTATAACAATATAGGTTTTATTCCCATTAAGAACAGAAGCGAAGCGCGTAATAACGAGTATTTAAAACGAGCTGAAAATGCGGGCGCCTTTTTTTTTACGGGGGGCGATCAATTTCGTTTATCGACCATACTTGGTGGTACACCCATTGTTGATATTATTAAAGAACGATACGTAGAAGATAGTGACTTCATTATCGCAGGAACAAGTGCTGGGGCTATGGTAATGGCCTCGGTAATGATTACGGGTGGAGGATTATCTGAAGCATTAAGATATCGCAATTTATTAACTTCCTCGGGTTTAGGAATTTTGCAGTCGTGTATTATTGATACCCATTTTATAAAACGCGGGCGCTTCAGTCGTCTTGCACATGCAATTATTATGAATCCAGAACAACTAGGAATTGGTTTAGGAGAAGATACGGCCTTAGTGATACGTAATGGAGCAGAAGCAGAATGTTATGGTTCAGGTATGGTGGTGATTATTGATGGAAGAAATATAGATCAAACTAATATTACTGATGTTGAAGAGGGCGAGGCGGTGTTTGTTGAAAATTTAATAGTGCACCTTTTAGTTAAGGGATGTCAATTTTCAATTGCAGATCGAACCCTTGCAAATCCAGCAATCCCCATAAAAAATTCAAATTTGGGATCAAAGCATGAATAAAATTGCAATTGCGGTACATGGTGGTGCCAGTGAAAACTACCCTTTCTTACAAAAATATCAGAAAGACGTTGAACGAGGATTGATTGAATCAGTAGAAAAAGGCTATGCCGTGCTTCATCAAGGAGGAATGGCTTTAGACGCTGTTGAGGAGGCTGTGAAAGTTCTTGAAAATAATTCATTATTTAATGCGGGAAAAGGTTCTGCATTAAATTGTCAGGGTGACGTTGAAATGGATGCATCTATTATGAGTGGTGCTAGGTTACAGGCCGGAGCCGTTTCTATGGTGCGTACCGTTAAAAACCCAATACATCTTGCTCGTTTAGTGATGGAACATACAAATCACGTTTTTCTTTCTGGATATGGTGCTTTAGAAATTGCAAAAAAATATAATCTTGAACTTGAAAATGAGTCTTATTTCATAACCCCTCATCAATATGAAATGTTTCAAAGGCTCAATGAATTAGAGACAAGGGAAGTAATCCACAATAAGAAAATGACTGGAACTGTAGGTGCCGTAGCTTTGGATTTGCATGGAAATCTTGCTGCTGGAACTTCTACGGGAGGAACAAGTAATTGCCTTCCTGGAAGAATAGGAGATAGTTGTGTTATTGGTGCAGGTTGTTATGCCAATAATAATACATGTGCGGTTTCTGGAACTGGCGAAGGAGAGTATTTAATAAGAAATGTGGTAGGTCATACTATATCCATGATGGTTGAATTTAATATGCCCTTGCAACAAGCTTGTGATTATGTAATTCATGAACGAAACAAAGAATTAAATGGGGAGATGGGGGTTATTGCGCTTAATCGAAGTGGTAATTTTGGTATTTCATTTAACACAGAGATTATGAAAAGAGCTTGGAAAAGTTCCGAGCAAACAATTCAGGTTAAAATTTTTGATTAATGTAACCAAATACCCCCATTTTCCACAAAGCAGAAGAGTTCTCAATAAGCGTTTACATTACAGCATTAACTTAAGGAAAATTGATTCCTATTCTTCTTTAACCCGGATTAGACGAAGTCGTAATTTGGAGGGAGGGCGGCAAAAAAACGGATTACTACTATGTCTGATCCGGGCTACAGGTACTAATTTCTTCCCCCTGCAAAATAGAGTTTAACGCTTCAAATAAAATTTAAATAAAGTTCCATTACCATATTTTCCACCATATTCACTGATTCCATAAAGAGAATCTTCATGAGTATTTAACGTAATTTTTCTAGGCCATCTCGGTGTGTGCTGTAAGTTTTCATCAAAAATATATAAAATTGAGTAAACAGGTTCATCAGTTAAAGAAATTTTAAAAATATTTGCAGGGTAATGATAATGCTTGCTATCCAACCCGCTTGTTACACCAAAAAGAGTTCGCCCATCTTGGCTCAATATAAGATCAATTGGATGTTGTC from Legionella sainthelensi carries:
- a CDS encoding DUF4442 domain-containing protein, translating into MKFSTLLKMMRFWPPFLGAGIRVKNFNPEGTSIIVQMKMRFWNKNYVGTHFGGSIYSMTDPFYMLMLLNLLGKGYIVWDKSASIRYKIPAKGTLYARFELSMDQVEKIRLQVDEAKKIESEFYIPITNEEGNTIAEVKKILSIAAK
- a CDS encoding CsbD family protein; this encodes MNKDIFQGKWEEVKGHMKKTWGKLTDDDLKQIEGNQQEIFGKLQKHYGYSKEQVEKAIKDFRSKTHH
- a CDS encoding PRC-barrel domain-containing protein: MENKGIVKSGELTGTKVMNPTHENLGEIAEVVIDKLSGKVNYLVLDFGGFLGFGNKFFAVPWNLFLYDNKDDCFILNVDKQRLKDAPGFDKDHWPNFSAPEFTTTISGFYTGGKL
- the cphA gene encoding cyanophycin synthetase, which encodes MNILKTQVLKGPNYWSNSRKELIVIKLDLGKYEELPTNLLVGFQERLTRYLPSLLSHRCSLGFEGGFLKRVEEGTWLGHVIEHVALELQCLAGMDCGFGRTYGTQEYGVYNVLFAYQIEEAGLYAGIAAVEFISALAEGQEYSLDGVIARLKEIFREQGLGPSTRAIIAEAQSRKIPYRRYEYTSLITLGYGRNQKKIWASVSSKTSSIGVDIAADKDLTKQILKANFIPIPEGLMIESAEELDAAIKQLGFPLVIKPFNGNHGKGVMTHITDKQKAHIGFKLAKKISNQIITERFISGDDYRFLVINYKVVAVAKRTPAHVVGDGELSINQLIQQVNNDPNRGESHENTLTSIKVDEATLSILNENNLSLESILPKNQILYLKEAANLSTGGTARDVTDEVHPFNVHLAERVARLMNLDICGIDIISKDISIPLNENNGAVIEVNAGPGLRMHLSPNEGKPRNVAKPILDMLYPSHLSARIPIVAVTGTNGKTTVVRLIAHFARYTNHHVGFTTTDGVYLNNKLIHGGDCSGPNSAQVVLYDPEVDFAVLECARGGILRSGLGFDECDISIITNISGDHLGLNDIHTLEDLAQVKAVVAHSTKKSGYAILNADDNLTYDLKNDFDCNIALFSLYESPRIRKHCREGGLAAYVDQGRLVVQRGSERTFLSNIKSIPLSFHGAATSMIANILAATLAGVISQFSFEKIKEALHVFYPTFENLPGRMNLFKFPHCQVMVDYAHNEGAFCELKNYLESVYCAKKIGIIGAVGDRRDEDIEKLGFHAASMFDEIVIRHDKDGRGRTHNEINRLLVSGILRSEFKPSLNIISDELAALEHVLEVADVNSFIFCAIEDVFETVHFLKQKEKQFKSVSEVYNGTQG
- a CDS encoding cyanophycinase encodes the protein MVPKAKLLIIGGAEDKGNGPSTDTEQKKEFTRYEILSELLPPSNKKIEIITTGSEIQEEVKKVYQNVFQNMGYNNIGFIPIKNRSEARNNEYLKRAENAGAFFFTGGDQFRLSTILGGTPIVDIIKERYVEDSDFIIAGTSAGAMVMASVMITGGGLSEALRYRNLLTSSGLGILQSCIIDTHFIKRGRFSRLAHAIIMNPEQLGIGLGEDTALVIRNGAEAECYGSGMVVIIDGRNIDQTNITDVEEGEAVFVENLIVHLLVKGCQFSIADRTLANPAIPIKNSNLGSKHE
- a CDS encoding isoaspartyl peptidase/L-asparaginase family protein, with the translated sequence MNKIAIAVHGGASENYPFLQKYQKDVERGLIESVEKGYAVLHQGGMALDAVEEAVKVLENNSLFNAGKGSALNCQGDVEMDASIMSGARLQAGAVSMVRTVKNPIHLARLVMEHTNHVFLSGYGALEIAKKYNLELENESYFITPHQYEMFQRLNELETREVIHNKKMTGTVGAVALDLHGNLAAGTSTGGTSNCLPGRIGDSCVIGAGCYANNNTCAVSGTGEGEYLIRNVVGHTISMMVEFNMPLQQACDYVIHERNKELNGEMGVIALNRSGNFGISFNTEIMKRAWKSSEQTIQVKIFD